A stretch of Acropora palmata chromosome 9, jaAcrPala1.3, whole genome shotgun sequence DNA encodes these proteins:
- the LOC141892053 gene encoding neo-calmodulin-like, with amino-acid sequence MTAIPNQGQVQLRSIFRKFDKDSDGFISAKDLVGVFKELGEDVGEEELREQLHNAGLGHTPNTVISYKSFQGISKQILRETNRERRLKRVFQEFDVEKKGYIEALAIKRALRRLRIDFVDSDIDVMIKMADTKGDGSVDYDEFLQIFSDADDI; translated from the exons ATGACAGCGATCCCCAATCAAGGGCAAGTTCAGTTGCGTTCGATTTTTAGGAAATTTGACAAGGATTCTGATGGATTCATAAGTGCAAAAGATCTAGTTGGTGTTTTCAAAGAACTCGGCGAGGACGTTGGGGAGGAAGAGCTCAGAGAGCAACTTCATAATGCAG GTTTAGGGCACACACCAAACACTGTGATATCATACAAAAGCTTTCAAGGTATTTCAAAACAGATCCTGCGAGAAACAAATCGAGAACGACGACTGAAACGGGTTTTTCAAGAATTTGACGTCGAAAAGAAAGGTTACATCGAGGCTTTGGCAATCAAGCGTGCTCTAAGAAGACTACGCATTGATTTCGTAGACTCAGATATAGATGTCATGATCAAAATGGCAGACACAAAGGGAGATGGATCGGTGGATTATGACGAGTTTCTTCAAATCTTCAGCGACGCGGATGATATTTAA